The Acidobacteriota bacterium nucleotide sequence CCAGCGACGCGCAGCCGGAAGACACGCAACCGGAACCGGCAGCGGAGCCGGAGACGGCGGCGGAGCCTGATGAGGCGCCGGCCGAGCCGGCGGACAAGGAGCAGCAGTCATGAGCGATGAACGTGACGGCCGCCGCGGCGGACGAGGCGGATCGGGCAAGGGTGGCGGCGGCGGACGGCGGCCGACCGGCGGGCGCCGGCGCAAGGTGTGCCGTTTCTGCGTCGAGAAGATCGACTACATCGACTACAAGGACGTCCGGCTGCTGATGATGGCGTTGGGCGACCGGGGCAAGATCCAGCCGCGACGGATCTCCGGCACCTGCGCGAGGTGCCAGCGGGCGTTGACTAGGGCCATCAAGCGGGCGCGGCAGCTTGCGCTGATCCCCTACGTCATCGACTGATAGACGACCGCCGGAACGGTCTATCCACAGAGGGCAACGATGGAAGTCATCCTGAGGAATCATGTCGAGCATCTCGGCCGGCGCGGCGACATCGTGACCGTCGCGAACGGCTATGCGCGCAACTACCTCCTGCCGCAGAAGCTGGCGTTGCAGGTAACCGAGGCGAACAAGCGCCAGGTGGAGCGGGAGCGGTCCCTGGCCGAGGCGCGCGAGGCGGAGGAACGGGTGGCCGCCGAGGCGGTCGCGAGCCGGATGGCGGGCCTCGAATGCACGATCGTGCGGCGTGTCGGTCAGACCGGGACGCTGTACGGTTCGGTCACCTCGGCCGATATTGCCGAGGCTTTCGAGGGCGCCGAGGTGGAGATCTCGAAGAAGCAGATCCGCCTGCGCGAGGCGATCAAGTCGCTGGGCGCGTTCCCGGTGCCGATAAAGCTGCACCACGATGTGACCGCCGAGGTGGTGGTGAACGTCGTGGCGGAAGGCTACGGCAGCCAGGTTGCGGCGCCGCAGGCCGACGAGACCGGGGAGACCGGCGAGGCCGAAGTGGCCGCCGCGTCCGCCGGCACGTCGGATGACGAACTGCCGGACGCGCCGGCGTCGGAGCCGGAACCGGAGGTCGAGACCGAGTCCTGACCGTTACGCTCGAAGCGCGCATCAGCCGGGATGCATCGCCGCTCGAATGTAGCGGGGGTTTCACCACGGACTGCTAGGAAGGAACGATGGCGCCGACTGCCGCCGGACAGGCCGAACGCGTGCTCCCGCACAACCTGGAGGCGGAGCGGAGCGTTCTCGGCGCCATCCTGGTCCACAACGCCGCCCTCGATGTCGTCGCGGAACTGATCGACTCGGACGATTTCTTCCGCGACGCCCACCGCCGCGTCTTCGACGTCATGGTCGCCCTCTCCGAGCGGGGCGATCCGATCGACCTGGTCACCCTCCGGGCGGAACTGACTCGGGGCGACCAGCTCGAACAGGTGGGCGGCGCCGCCTACATTTCCGCGCTCGCCGATGGCGTGCCCCGCTCGACCAACGTCCAGCACTACGCCCACATCGTCAAGGAGCACGCGACCCTTCGCGCGCTGATCAACTCGGCCAACCGCATCGCCGCCACCGCCTACGCCTCCGACGAGTCGGCGGATGACGTCCTCGACCGGGCGGGGCAGGAGATCTTCGAGATCGCCGAGGGGCGCATCTCGAGCGGGTTCGTCTCCATGGCCAAGCTGGTCGAGGCGGGCGGCGACACGGTCGAGCGGCTGCAGTCGCAGCAGGGTTTCGTCACCGGCGTGGCGACCGGATTCGAGGACATCGACGAATTGACGGCGGGTCTCCAGCCGGCCGATCTCGTTATCGTGGCCGCCCGCCCCTCGATGGGGAAGACCGCGTTCGCCTTGAACATCGGCCGCAACGTGGCGCTGGGGAACGGGCGGACGGTCGGCGTCTTCAGCCTGGAGATGGCGAAGGAGCAGCTCTTCATGCGGCTGCTCACCTCGGAGGCGCAGGTCGATTCGCACCGTTTCCGGACCGGCCTGCTGACCCAGGCGGACTACGGCGCCCTGACCCGCGCCATGGGACGGATGGCCGAGATGCGCATGCACATCGACGACACGGCCGGCATCGGCGTGCTGGAGATGCGCGCGAAGTCGCGCCGGCTCAAGGCGGAGCACGGTCTCGACCTGCTGGTCATCGACTACCTCCAGTTGATGCAGGGGCGCGGCCGGTTCGAGAACCGGACGCAGGAGCTGGCGTCCATCTCGCGCGCCCTGAAGCAGTTGGCGAAGGAACTGAACGTGCCGGTCATCGCCCTCTCGCAGCTCAGCCGCGCGCCGGAATCGCGTGCGCGGACGGACCGCCGCCCGCAGCTCTCCGACCTGCGGGAGTCGGGCGCGCTGGAGCAGGACGCCGACGTCGTGATGTTCATCTACCGGGAAGAGATGTACGAGTCGACGCCGGAGAACGACGGTATTGCCGAGATCATCATCGGCAAGCAGCGGAACGGCCCGACCGGTACGGTGAAGCTCGCCTTCCTGAAGGAACAGACCCGGTTCGAGATGCTCGCGCGGCCGGGGGCGGCGCCTGACTACGCACGGGACGACCGGGAGCCGCCGCCGGACGAGATCGACTCGGGGTCGGATTCCGACTTCCTCTCGGATCCGCTGCTGGACGACGAGTAACGGGTCGAGTCCGGTGATTCGTCCGACCCACGCCACCGTCGATCTCGACGCCCTGGTCCACAACTACGGCGCGATCCTGCGCCATGTGGCGGGCAGCCGCGCGGCGGGACGTTCCGCTCCGCCTCATGTGATCGCCGTCGTCAAGGCGAACGCCTACGGCCATGGCGCGGCGCCGGTCGCCCTGGCCCTCGAACGGGCGGCGGCGGAAGGCGGCGCGCCGGCGTCGTCGATGCCGTTGCTCGCCTGCGCCGACATCGAGGAGGGGATCGAGCTGCGCGCGGCGGGGGTATCGGCGCCGATCTTGGTGTTCGGCGCCCTGAGCGTGAGCGACCTGGCCGGACTCTTCGAACACGATCTGACGCCTACCGTCTCGTCGCCGGGCGCGGCGCGGGCGCTGGCCGAGGCGGCCGGGGCGCGTGGCGTACGGCTGCGCGTGCATCTGAAGATAGACACCGGCATGCACCGGTTCGGCTTCCGCGACGACAACCTGCGCGACACGTTGCCCGAGGTCGTCGGCTCGCCGCACCTGGTGGTGGACTCGGTCTACACGCAGTTCGCCACCGCCGAGCTGGCCGGCCACCCGCTGTTCGCGGAGCAGCGCGAACGGTTCGAGGCGGTGCGCGGCGCGGCCCGCGGGTTCGGGCTGGACGGCGTGCGGTGGCACGCCGCGAACAGTGCCGCGCTCCTGCGGGATCCGCGCACGTGGTACGACGCGGTCCGGCCCGGCCTGCTGCTGTACGGCATCGAGCCGTCGCCGCTCGAAACCGATCTCGAGCTCCGGCCCGTCATGTCGGTCCGCAGCCGCATCGTCGCCGTCAAGGGGATGTGGCCGGGCGAGTCGGCCGGCTACGGCGCGCGGTTCGTGGCCGACCGGCCGATGCGGGTGGCGATCATTCCGGCCGGCTACGCCGATGGGCTCGACCTGCGGCTCGCGGGCCGCGGGTCGGTGCTGATAGGCGGCGCGCGCGCCGACGTCGTGACGGTCGCGATGGACTCGCTGACGGTCGACGTGACCGCGGTGCCGGCCGGCCCGGGCGATGACGTGGTGATCCTGGGCGAGCAGGCGGGCGCGAGGATCGGCGCCAACGAGATCGCCAGGGCGATTGGCACGGTGCCGCACGAGGTGCTCTGCCGGGTCGGGGCGCGGATAGTGCGGACATATAATCGCTGAGCTTCCCGTCAAACCACAGATGGCAAAGGCGAAGACCGGCGGGCGGACGGTGTTCGTCTGCCAGTCGTGCGGCAGCCGGGCGCGCAAGTGGTCCGGCCAGTGCGGCGACTGCGGGGCCTGGAACACGATGGTCGAGGAGCCGGAGGCGCCCGCCGCCGGCGGCGAGCCGGGCCGTTACGGCGGCGCGGCGGCGGGCGAGCCGGCCAAGGTGCGCCGCTACGCCGAGGTGGACCTGGAGCAGGCGGCCCGCTTCACGAGCGGCTTCGGCGAGTTCGACCGCGTGCTGGGCGGCGGGGTCGTCGCCGGCTCGGTGGTGCTGGTGGGAGGCGAGCCGGGGATCGGCAAGTCGACGCTGCTGTTGCAGTCGGCCGGCGCGGTGGCGGGAGCGGTCGGCCCGGTCCTCTACGCGTCGGGCGAAGAATCCGAGCGGCAGGTGAAGGAGCGGGGCCGGCGTCTGGGCATCAGCGAGTCCGTCCCGCTGTATCTGCTGGCCGAGACCTGCCTGGAGCGGCTTCTCGCCGCCGTGGACCGTGTGTCGCCGGCGCTCCTCGTGGTCGACTCCATTCAGACCATCTACTCGCTGCAGCTCACGTCCGCGCCGGGCAGCGTCGGTCAGGTGCGCGAGGCGGCGACGCACCTGATGTTCAACGCCAAGCGGCGCAACCTGCCCACCCTGCTCGTGGGACACGTGACGAAGGACGGCAGCCTGGCCGGCCCGAAGGTCCTGGAGCATGTCGTCGATACGGTGCTCTACTTCGAGGGGGAGCGGCATCATGCCCACCGGATCGTCCGGGCGGTCAAGAACCGCTTCGGCGCGGCGAGCGAGCTGGGAGTGTTCGAGATGACCGGGACCGGCCTCGTGCCGGTGCCGAATCCGTCGCGCATGTTTCTCTCGGAGCGCCCGGCCAGCGTGCCCGGCTCCGTCGTGCTCTGTTCGGCGGAAGGGACGCGGCCCATCCTGGTCGAGGTGCAGGCTCTGGTTGCGGCCGGCGCCTACGGGACGGCGCGGCGGATGGCGAGCGGGATCGATCAGAACCGGCTGTCGCTGCTGCTCGCCGTGCTCGAGAAACGCGCCGGGCTGAGCCTCGCCGGCGAGGACGTCTTCGTCAACGTGGCGGGGGGCCTGGAGGTGAACGAGCCGGCGGCGGATCTCGGCGTGGTCGCCGCGGTGGCGTCGAGCCTCCGCAACCGGGGGGTCCGTCCCGGCACCGCGATCTTCGGCGAGGTAGGCCTGGGGGGCGAGGTGCGCGGGACCACCCAGGCGGACCTGCGGGTCAAGGAAGCGGCGCAGCTCGGCTTCCGGCGGTGCGTGCTGCCGGAGGCGAATGCCGGCGCGGCGGCCGAGGCGACGGCGTCCGGCGCCGACGGTGAGGCGGATGCGCGATGCGAGCTGGTGGGCGTCCGCTCGGTGGAGGAGGCGCTGGAGGCGCTCGCCTGAGAGATGCGGCTCCCGCCGTTCCACTGGTGGCGGACGGTCTTCTGGCTGATCCCCGCCATCTCGGTCTACACCCTCGTGCTGGGGATGCTGTCGCTCGCCTCGATGCTGGTCGACCGGCGCGGTCGGCTGGCGCATGGCTGCGCGCGCGCCTGGTCGCGCTGGATCCTGGGCACGACCGGCGTCCGCGTCGACGCGCGCGGCCTCGATCGCGTGGAGCGCGACCGGTCGTACATCTTCGTCTCCAACCATCAGAGCATCTACGACATCCCGGTGCTGTTCGCGTCGATCCCGGCGCAACTCCGGATCATTGCGAAGGCGTCGCTCGGAGCGTTTCCCGTGATCGGCTGGCACCTGCGCTGGACCGGCCACCTGCTGGTCGACCGGAAGCGGGCCGGCGTCACCGCGCTCGGCCAGGTGGCGCGGATGATCGAGCGCGGCGACTCGCTGATCGTCTTTCCGGAGGGGACGCGGAGCCGCGATGGGCGGGTCGCGCGGTTCAAGCGGGGACTGTTCCTGCTCGCGATCGAGGCCGGCGCCGACCTGGTGCCGGTGGCCGTCAGCGGCACGCGCCATGTCATGCTGAAGGGACGGCTGATGACTTGCCCGGGCGACGTGTCGATTGTCGTGCACGACCCGATTCCCACCGGCGGCCTCACCCGCGACGACGTGACGCGGTTGGCGGAGCAGGCGCAGGGCGTGGTCTCGGCGACGGTGGCGGAGTTGGAGGGGCGATGACCGGCACGCCGGCAACCCCGGCCGCGAGCGGCGCCGGCGGGGGAGCCACCCGCACCGCCGCGGCCGGGGCCACCCGCACCGCCGCCGCCAACGCCGGGGCTACCTGCACCGCCGCGGACGCGGGCGTATCCGTTGCCGGTGACTTGCACGACGTGGTGCGCCTCGGCGTGCTGCGGTTCGAGGGCGTGTCGGTCCGCGTAACGGCCGACGATCGAGGGCCGGAGGCGGCCTCTCCCGCCCTTGCCGGCGTGGAATCGACCTCGGAACTGACGGTCGGCGCCGCGGCGGAGGCGCGCGTGGCGCTGGTCCGCGCGATGTACCGGCGATTCGGGATCGATCCGACCCGCACCCGCCCGTCGTCCGAGGCGCTGTGGCGGCGGGTCCGTCGCGGCCTGCCCTGGCCCCGCATCAACACGCTGGTGGATGCCTGCAACGCCTGTTCGCTGGTGACGCAGTTGCCGTTCGGCCTGTACGACCTCGACCGGGTGACGGGACCGATCGTGCTGCGGCGCGGGGGCGACGGCGACGAGTACGCCGGAATCGGCAAGCCGGTGGTGCATGTGGGTGGGCGGCCGGCGTTGTACGACGCGGCCGGACCGTTCGGGAATCCGACGTCCGATTCCGCGCGGACGATGATTACGCCGGACGCGGCGCGGGTGTTGCTGGTGGTGTATGCTCCGCGCCCCGTGCTCGTGGCGGATCTGGAGCACGTGCTCAGTTTGAGCGCGGCGCGGGTGCTGGAAGCGGCGGGAGGGACAGAGACAGGCCGATGGATCATTCCGTCCGGGTAGCGGCGGTGATTGCCGCGGGAGGGCGCGGGCGCCGTTCTGGCGGCGGCGTGCCGAAGCAGTTCCGCCGCGCCGGCGGCCGGACGCTGCTGGAGCATGGCGTCGCCCCGTTCGATCGGCACGACCGCGTCGCCGAGCTCATCGTCGTGCTCCCGGCCGATGCTGCGCAGTCGCCGCCGCCGGGGCTGGCGGCCTGCGCGTCGCCGGTCCGCGTCGTCGCGGGCGGCGCCCGGCGGCAGGACTCGGTGGCGGCGGGCGTCGACGCGGTCGGGGAGGGCGCCGACATCGTCCTCGTGCACGATGCGGCGCGCCCCTTCTGCAGCGCCGCGCTGATAGACCGCGTCATCGACGCCGCCGCGGAAACCGGAGCGGCGGTGCCCGCCCTCCGGGCGACCGACACCGTCAAGGAGGCGGCCGGGATGGCCGACCCCGCGATGGCGGCGGCCGGGGCGGCGGACCCCGTGATGGTGGCGGCGACGCTGCCGCGGGACCGCATCTGGCTGGCCCAGACGCCGCAGGGCTTCCGCCTCGACGTCCTTCGGGAGGCCGTCGCCCTGGGACGGAAGGGTGTCGAGGCGACCGACGAGGCGCTGCTCGCGGAGCGGGCCGGACACCCGGTCCGGCTGGTGGAGGGCGATCCCGCGAACGTGAAGGTGACGACGGCGGCGGATGTGGACGAGGCCATGGCGCGTCTCGGAACGGGCGGCGGCGCGGTCCGGATCGGCTTCGGCTATGACTCGCATCGCACGGAGGCGGGGCGTCCCCTGATCCTGGGCGGGATCGAGATCCCGCACGACGTCGGTCTGGCCGGCCACTCCGACGCCGACGGGGTCTGCCACGCGGTGACCGACGCGCTCTTGGGCGCGGCGGCGGCGGGCGACATCGGCCGGCACTTTCCCGATACCGATCCGCGGTGGAAGGGCGCGTCGAGCATCGAGCTGCTGCGGGGGGCGGTGGCGATTGTGCGCGCGCACGGCTTCGCTCCCGGCAACGTCGACGTCGTCGTCATCGCCCAGCGGCCGAAGCTCGGGCCGCACGTCGAGGCAATGCGTGAGCGCCTTTCGGATCCGCTCGGCATCCCGCCCGGCGCGATCAGCATCAAGGCAAAGACGGCCGAGGGAATGGACGCCGTGGGCCGCGGCGAGGGGATCGTCGTCCATGCTGTCGCGACCGTCGTGCCGGTCGTGCGGGACGTGCCGGCACCGTAGGAGCCCGTGGTGGAACTCCCGCTACATTCCTAGCGACCCGTGGTGAAACCCCCGCTGCGTTCCCAGGGTTCCCAGGACGTCGCGCCAAACCCGCCATGGTGATCTACGGCCTCAACCCGGTGCTGGAGGCGCTCCGCGGCGGGCATGTGACGGCCCTCACGGTGAGTAGGCGGCGGCAGGGCCGCCTCGACGAGCTGCTCCGCCTGGCGGAGCGGGGGCGCGTGGAGGTCCGGCGCGCCGAGCCGGACGAGTTGAATCGCCTCGCGTCGGGCGGCGTCCACCAGGGCGTGGTGGCGACGATTCGTCCGCCCGAGCCCCGCGCGGTCCGCGATCTGGTCGAAGGCGGGGCGCCGGCGCTGATCGTGGTGCTGGACGGCATCGAGGATCCTCACAACCTGGGCGCGATCGCCCGGACGGCAGAGGCGGCCGGGGCGTCCGGCCTGGTGGTGCCGACGCGGCGCGCGGCGCCGTTGACGGCGGCGGCGGTCAAGGCGTCGGCCGGGGCACTGGCCCACCTTCCCGTGGCGCCGGTCGTGAACGTCGCGCGGGCTCTCGCCGAGCTCCGGTCGGCGGGAGTCTGGACGGTCGGCCTTGACGCGGAGGCGCCGCGGACGATCTACGAGATCGACCTGCGTGTGCCGGTGGCGCTCGTCGTCGGCGGCGAGGGACGGGGCCTCCGTCACCTGGTCCGGGAGGGGTGCGACTGGCTTGCCGCGCTTCCCCTGGCGGGGCGGCTGGACAGCCTGAACGCGTCCGTCGCGGCGGGCATCGCCCTGTTCGAGGCGGTCCGGCAACGTCGCCCACCGTCGCACCCGGACCGCAACGCCCAGCCCCGTAGCACAAGCTCCCGCGTGCGGTAACCTGTTACGCTGGAACAACTCAAAGGCCCGCGCCGTCGAATGGCCCGGGGCCTACAGGGTTGGTTGCGCGAGAAACGGAGAACGGACCGATGAAGGAACGCTTGCTTCGCGATCTGGACGAGGCACGGGAGTATTTCGACCGCAGCACCCGCGCCCTGACCGAGGACGACTCGGGCTACGCCCCCGCGGAGGGCACCTTCACCGCGGCCCAGCACGTGGCGCACGCGGCCCAGACCATCGACTGGTTCGTTGAGGGCGCGTTCAGCCCGACCGGGTTCAGCCTGGAGTTCGAGGCGCTCGATCGAAAGGTGCGCGAGGTAACGTCGCTCGCCGACGCCCGCGCGTGGTTCACGCGGGCGGTCGACAACGCTCGCCAGGTGATCGAGTCGAAGTCGGACGACGACTGGAGCCGCCCGCTGCCGGCCGGTCCCATCCTCGGCGACCAGCCGCGCGCGGCGATCTTTGGGGCGATTACCGACCACACGGCCCACCACCGGGGCGCGTTGACGGTGTACGCGCGGCTCCGCGGCAAGACCCCGCCGATGCCCTACATGGAGTGAGCGGGTGGCAATCTGCCCCTGCTCGGGGTGGGTCGCCTCGGCGACGAGCTCGAGGGGTGTCGGGATCGAACTCGAGATGACGTCGAATCAAACGCGGCAGATCAACCGAGAATCTGCTTGACACGTTTTTTCCGAGGCCCCTCCGGAACTTCCCAACCGGTGGGTAAACACGCCGTTCCAGCAGCCTGACAGCGCCGTAGAGCGACGCGGCCGCGAATCGCGACGGCAGGTTCATCTGGGCCTCGGCGCGACCGCCACAGTCGAAGCTAAACGGTCTAAATACAGTGGTTTACACTGGAGGTATGAACACTTCCACGACGTCCGACAAGGCCCCGATTCCGTCTCCCGACGAGCTCCGCCGGAACCGCGAAGAGCGCAACCGCCTCGAGAACGAGATCGCCGAGCTCTCCGCCCGCATCGACGCCGCCATCTACGAGCTGCTGGTCCGTATCCGCCGCTTCGACGAGCTGGGAGGCTGGTCGGGCGCCACGTCCTACCCCCAGTGGCTGAGCTGGCGGGCCAACCTGGCCCCCGGCACCGCGCGGGAGTACGTGCGGGTGGCGCATGCCCTGGCCGACCTGCCGAAGACCTCCGACGCGCTGCGGCGGGGCCAGATCTCTTACTCGAAGGTGCGCGCCATCACCCGGGTCGCGACGGCGGCGACCGAGGACCGCCTGCTGCATCTCGCCCGCCAGTCGACGGCGGCCGACCTCGAGCGCATCGCCCGGGCGTGGCGGCTGTGCGACCGCCAGCAGGAGGGGCGGGAGGACGCGAAGCGGCGGCGGAACCAGGAGCTCAGCATCTATCCGGATGTCGACGGCATGTTCGTCGTCCGGGCGTTGTTGACGCCGGAGTTGGGCGCGGTGGTGCGACGGGCCATCGAGGCGGCGTCCGAGCAGCTCTACCAGGAAGCGAAGGACGCGGAGCCGAAGAACGTGGAGAAGGAATCGCCGGCCTGCCGGCGGGGGGATGCGCTGGGGCTGATTGCGGAGAGCGCGCTTGCCGCGAAGCTGGACACGGGGACGGCGGGCGACCGCTACCAGGTGGTCGTGCACGTCGACCCGGAGACATTGCGGGACGACGTTTCCGCGGAAACGTCCGGGGCGACCGACGGTCCGAGCGAGAACAACTCGGGCAAAGGGTTGGCGAGTGCCGGGCAGGCTGCCCTGGAGGAAGCGGGCGGGATCCGCGTTTCCGCGGAAACGTCCCGGCGTGTTGCCTGCGATGCCGGCAAGGTGGTGATGCGCCATGACGCCAAGGGCAATGTTCTTGATGTTGGACGCAAGACGCGGACGGTCTCCCCTGCGTTGCGCCGGGCCCAGGAGTCACGGGACCAGCACTGCCGCTTCCCCGGCTGTGAGGCGCGGCGCTGCGACGCTCATCACGTCAAGCACTGGGCGGATGGCGGTACAACGAAGCTGGACAACCTGGTGCTGCTCTGTAGGCGGCATCATCGCGCGGTGCACGAGGAGGGATTCGGCCTGACCCTTGATGCGGAAGGTCAGCCGCGGTTCACACGGCCGAATGGCCAGTTGTTGCAGACGGTGCCCGCGCCTCCCAGTTGGTCGGGTGCGCCGCTGGCGCCGATGGACGCGAAGCTTGCCGAGGACGGCATCGAGATCGACGCCAATACGTCGATTCCCAACTGGGCTGGCGAGCGGCTGGACCTGCCCTATGTGATCGGTGTCGCGTGGAGGCCGGGAGGCAGTCCGGGTGCGGAGGAGGCTGCGGGGCCGTAGACTCGACCTGGCAGGTCGACTCCTGTTTGCCGTCGCTGAGGGCGGACTGCGGCCACCGAAGCACGGGGGGAACGCCGCTTGAGGCTCATCTGTCGTTGGAATCGCGCTCAGGTGTCGTTGGAAAGAGAGTGTGCTTTTGCCGGTGCCGCTCTGACTGTGCTAAGATGCAGGGTTCGTCCTGCTGGCGTAGCTCAGTCAGGCAGAGCAGCTGATTTGTAATCAGCGGGTCGGGGGTTCGAATCCCTTCGCCAGCTCCATCAGGCAGCGAACGCGACGCAGTAGCAGCGGGAAAAGTTCGGCGAGGTTGCGGAGCGGTCAAACGCAACAGACTGTAAATCTGTCGCCCTAGCGGCTTCGGAGGTTCGAATCCTCCCCTCGCCACCAGGTTGCAGATACGGGGGGCGCGGGGAACGAAGCGGGAGTAACTCAGTGGTAGAGTCACAGCCTTCCAAGCTGTTGGTCGCGGGTTCGATCCCCGTCTCCCGCTCCAGCATTTATCGGGACCACGCACGGAGGGCGGCTCGAGCCGATGTAGCTCAGCGGTAGAGCGCGTCCTTGGTAAGGACGAGGTCACCGGTTCAAGCCCGGTCATCGGCTCCACACACGTTGGCGGGACGGCACACCCAAAGAGGAAGGAAAGGCAGGCATGGCGAAGGAAAAGTTCGATCGATCCAAGCCGCACGTGAACATCGGCACGATCGGTCACATCGACCACGGCAAGACGACGCTGACGGCGGCGATTACCTCCGTCATGGCCAAGAACGATCCGACCAACACGGTGCGGGCGTTCGACGAGATCGACAACGCGCCGGAGGAAAAGGAGCGGGGCATCACCATCGCCACCGCCCACGTCGAGTACACGACCGCCAACCGGCACTACGCGCACGTCGACTGTCCGGGTCATGCCGACTACATCAAGAACATGATCACCGGCGCCGCGCAGATGGACGGGGCGATCCTCGTCGTGGCGGCGACCGACGGCGTCATGCCGCAGACGCGGGAGC carries:
- a CDS encoding 1-acyl-sn-glycerol-3-phosphate acyltransferase, producing MRLPPFHWWRTVFWLIPAISVYTLVLGMLSLASMLVDRRGRLAHGCARAWSRWILGTTGVRVDARGLDRVERDRSYIFVSNHQSIYDIPVLFASIPAQLRIIAKASLGAFPVIGWHLRWTGHLLVDRKRAGVTALGQVARMIERGDSLIVFPEGTRSRDGRVARFKRGLFLLAIEAGADLVPVAVSGTRHVMLKGRLMTCPGDVSIVVHDPIPTGGLTRDDVTRLAEQAQGVVSATVAELEGR
- the dnaB gene encoding replicative DNA helicase; translation: MAPTAAGQAERVLPHNLEAERSVLGAILVHNAALDVVAELIDSDDFFRDAHRRVFDVMVALSERGDPIDLVTLRAELTRGDQLEQVGGAAYISALADGVPRSTNVQHYAHIVKEHATLRALINSANRIAATAYASDESADDVLDRAGQEIFEIAEGRISSGFVSMAKLVEAGGDTVERLQSQQGFVTGVATGFEDIDELTAGLQPADLVIVAARPSMGKTAFALNIGRNVALGNGRTVGVFSLEMAKEQLFMRLLTSEAQVDSHRFRTGLLTQADYGALTRAMGRMAEMRMHIDDTAGIGVLEMRAKSRRLKAEHGLDLLVIDYLQLMQGRGRFENRTQELASISRALKQLAKELNVPVIALSQLSRAPESRARTDRRPQLSDLRESGALEQDADVVMFIYREEMYESTPENDGIAEIIIGKQRNGPTGTVKLAFLKEQTRFEMLARPGAAPDYARDDREPPPDEIDSGSDSDFLSDPLLDDE
- a CDS encoding DUF222 domain-containing protein; the encoded protein is MNTSTTSDKAPIPSPDELRRNREERNRLENEIAELSARIDAAIYELLVRIRRFDELGGWSGATSYPQWLSWRANLAPGTAREYVRVAHALADLPKTSDALRRGQISYSKVRAITRVATAATEDRLLHLARQSTAADLERIARAWRLCDRQQEGREDAKRRRNQELSIYPDVDGMFVVRALLTPELGAVVRRAIEAASEQLYQEAKDAEPKNVEKESPACRRGDALGLIAESALAAKLDTGTAGDRYQVVVHVDPETLRDDVSAETSGATDGPSENNSGKGLASAGQAALEEAGGIRVSAETSRRVACDAGKVVMRHDAKGNVLDVGRKTRTVSPALRRAQESRDQHCRFPGCEARRCDAHHVKHWADGGTTKLDNLVLLCRRHHRAVHEEGFGLTLDAEGQPRFTRPNGQLLQTVPAPPSWSGAPLAPMDAKLAEDGIEIDANTSIPNWAGERLDLPYVIGVAWRPGGSPGAEEAAGP
- the rlmB gene encoding 23S rRNA (guanosine(2251)-2'-O)-methyltransferase RlmB gives rise to the protein MVIYGLNPVLEALRGGHVTALTVSRRRQGRLDELLRLAERGRVEVRRAEPDELNRLASGGVHQGVVATIRPPEPRAVRDLVEGGAPALIVVLDGIEDPHNLGAIARTAEAAGASGLVVPTRRAAPLTAAAVKASAGALAHLPVAPVVNVARALAELRSAGVWTVGLDAEAPRTIYEIDLRVPVALVVGGEGRGLRHLVREGCDWLAALPLAGRLDSLNASVAAGIALFEAVRQRRPPSHPDRNAQPRSTSSRVR
- the rpsR gene encoding 30S ribosomal protein S18; amino-acid sequence: MSDERDGRRGGRGGSGKGGGGGRRPTGGRRRKVCRFCVEKIDYIDYKDVRLLMMALGDRGKIQPRRISGTCARCQRALTRAIKRARQLALIPYVID
- a CDS encoding 2-C-methyl-D-erythritol 2,4-cyclodiphosphate synthase; protein product: MDHSVRVAAVIAAGGRGRRSGGGVPKQFRRAGGRTLLEHGVAPFDRHDRVAELIVVLPADAAQSPPPGLAACASPVRVVAGGARRQDSVAAGVDAVGEGADIVLVHDAARPFCSAALIDRVIDAAAETGAAVPALRATDTVKEAAGMADPAMAAAGAADPVMVAATLPRDRIWLAQTPQGFRLDVLREAVALGRKGVEATDEALLAERAGHPVRLVEGDPANVKVTTAADVDEAMARLGTGGGAVRIGFGYDSHRTEAGRPLILGGIEIPHDVGLAGHSDADGVCHAVTDALLGAAAAGDIGRHFPDTDPRWKGASSIELLRGAVAIVRAHGFAPGNVDVVVIAQRPKLGPHVEAMRERLSDPLGIPPGAISIKAKTAEGMDAVGRGEGIVVHAVATVVPVVRDVPAP
- the alr gene encoding alanine racemase, with translation MTTHGTTGSRRRTRSTRGRIPTSSRIRCWTTSNGSSPVIRPTHATVDLDALVHNYGAILRHVAGSRAAGRSAPPHVIAVVKANAYGHGAAPVALALERAAAEGGAPASSMPLLACADIEEGIELRAAGVSAPILVFGALSVSDLAGLFEHDLTPTVSSPGAARALAEAAGARGVRLRVHLKIDTGMHRFGFRDDNLRDTLPEVVGSPHLVVDSVYTQFATAELAGHPLFAEQRERFEAVRGAARGFGLDGVRWHAANSAALLRDPRTWYDAVRPGLLLYGIEPSPLETDLELRPVMSVRSRIVAVKGMWPGESAGYGARFVADRPMRVAIIPAGYADGLDLRLAGRGSVLIGGARADVVTVAMDSLTVDVTAVPAGPGDDVVILGEQAGARIGANEIARAIGTVPHEVLCRVGARIVRTYNR
- the radA gene encoding DNA repair protein RadA, translating into MAKAKTGGRTVFVCQSCGSRARKWSGQCGDCGAWNTMVEEPEAPAAGGEPGRYGGAAAGEPAKVRRYAEVDLEQAARFTSGFGEFDRVLGGGVVAGSVVLVGGEPGIGKSTLLLQSAGAVAGAVGPVLYASGEESERQVKERGRRLGISESVPLYLLAETCLERLLAAVDRVSPALLVVDSIQTIYSLQLTSAPGSVGQVREAATHLMFNAKRRNLPTLLVGHVTKDGSLAGPKVLEHVVDTVLYFEGERHHAHRIVRAVKNRFGAASELGVFEMTGTGLVPVPNPSRMFLSERPASVPGSVVLCSAEGTRPILVEVQALVAAGAYGTARRMASGIDQNRLSLLLAVLEKRAGLSLAGEDVFVNVAGGLEVNEPAADLGVVAAVASSLRNRGVRPGTAIFGEVGLGGEVRGTTQADLRVKEAAQLGFRRCVLPEANAGAAAEATASGADGEADARCELVGVRSVEEALEALA
- a CDS encoding 50S ribosomal protein L9, which encodes MEVILRNHVEHLGRRGDIVTVANGYARNYLLPQKLALQVTEANKRQVERERSLAEAREAEERVAAEAVASRMAGLECTIVRRVGQTGTLYGSVTSADIAEAFEGAEVEISKKQIRLREAIKSLGAFPVPIKLHHDVTAEVVVNVVAEGYGSQVAAPQADETGETGEAEVAAASAGTSDDELPDAPASEPEPEVETES
- a CDS encoding DinB family protein translates to MKERLLRDLDEAREYFDRSTRALTEDDSGYAPAEGTFTAAQHVAHAAQTIDWFVEGAFSPTGFSLEFEALDRKVREVTSLADARAWFTRAVDNARQVIESKSDDDWSRPLPAGPILGDQPRAAIFGAITDHTAHHRGALTVYARLRGKTPPMPYME